One Panicum virgatum strain AP13 chromosome 9K, P.virgatum_v5, whole genome shotgun sequence genomic region harbors:
- the LOC120648506 gene encoding glycosyltransferase BC10-like — protein sequence MQARVVESMEDAKQAVPPEPRRVLPAGMLKLSLGFLLLGVGVGLSAFGLFLARHSEAVAAAAPALFRPCVGAPEEEEALERWIRPPARARHAMADEELLWLASFAPRARGRSGGYPFRRVPKVAFMFLAHGPLPLAPLWERFFRGNEGRYSIYVHTMPLYRANFTSDSVFYRRQIPSKNVEWGQMTMCDAERRLLANALLDISNEWFVLVSESCIPLFDFNTTYQYFQNSSQSFVMSIDDPGRDGRGRYNLNMAPEVELEQWRKGWQWFQVDRELAVAIVGDTVYYPKFKEFCRPGCYADEHYIQTMLTIEVTHRLANRTVTWVDWSRGGPNAAHPATFGRGDITEEFLRGIREGGACMYNDQNSTMCFLFARKFAPSALEPLLELAPTVLGFG from the exons ATGCAGGCGCGGGTGGTGGAATCCATGGAGGACGCGAAGCAGGCCGTCCCGCCGGAGCCGCGCAGGGTGCTCCCGGCGGGGATGCTCAAGCTGTCCCTGGGGTTCCTGCTGCTCGGCGTCGGGGTGGGGCTGTCCGCGTTCGGCCTCTTCCTGGCGCGGCACtccgaggcggtggcggccgccgcgcccgccctgTTCCGGCCGTGCGTCggggcgccggaggaggaggaggcgctggaGCGGTGGATCCGGccccccgcccgcgcgcgccacgCCATGGCGGACGAGGAGCTGCTCTGGCTCGCGTCGTTcgcgccgcgggcgcgcggccggagcggcggcTACCCGTTCCGGCGCGTGCCCAAGGTGGCCTTCATGTTCCTCGCGCACGGCCCGCTGCCGCTGGCGCCGCTCTGGGAGCGCTTCTTCCGGGGGAACGAGGGCCGCTACTCCATCTACGTCCACACGATGCCTTTGTACCGCGCCAACTTCACCTCCGACTCCGTCTTCTACCGCCGCCAAATCCCCAGCAAG AATGTGGAATGGGGTCAGATGACTATGTGTGACGCTGAGAGACGTCTGCTTGCCAATGCATTGCTGGATATATCCAACGAATGGTTTGTGCTAGTGTCCGAGTCATGCATTCCTCTATTTGATTTCAACACAACTTACCAGTACTTCCAGAATTCAAGCCAAAGCTTTGTCATGTCGATTGATGATCCCGGAAGAGATGGGCGGGGCCGGTACAATTTAAACATGGCCCCCGAGGTCGAGCTTGAACAATGGCGCAAGGGCTGGCAGTGGTTTCAGGTCGACAGAGAGCTTGCCGTTGCTATAGTCGGGGACACGGTCTATTATCCCAAGTTCAAGGAGTTCTGCAGGCCTGGGTGTTACGCTGACGAGCACTACATCCAGACGATGCTCACGATTGAAGTTACTCATCGCCTTGCCAACAGGACGGTTACCTGGGTGGATTGGTCAAGAGGCGGCCCAAACGCAGCGCATCCAGCCACGTTTGGCAGAGGTGATATCACGGAGGAGTTCTTGAGGGGGATTCGAGAGGGCGGGGCTTGTATGTACAATGATCAGAACTCGACGATGTGCTTCCTGTTCGCTCGGAAGTTTGCTCCAAGCGCGTTGGAGCCATTGTTAGAATTAGCACCCACAGTTCTCGGTTTTGGTTAA
- the LOC120649871 gene encoding uncharacterized protein LOC120649871 isoform X1, whose protein sequence is MEKLMKKVHASICCGPTIKESQVFESMFKQLSIDGSTYHMPKTRCWATPQCWLLTLDMISFRADVWNPANLEKVELPSLEKNLPQNCKCLLSSEPVSPGCVVLVVDADEPQIWFCYVGGKKWTWHEYSITVEKTRFPFIMSSKKQREEERGHQSSHRQASSEFVFKGNCNGERTRISNDGPATVILGHSERFQIRSIAAVEGKFYFEMSSSELGVLEFIPNPTFSTLKFERLPVPQYCWEFAFPHLVESRGRLFLVVQIQDSLSSITLYKMDFSRLAWSMVDGLYDQVFFLGRLHFTASYSAWELGVKQGNVYYLFEDEVYGEDGEVELLNVFFPGDKYMPSSNYCHGSIDDLPACLLGIHNVLIKACGFSIGTG, encoded by the coding sequence ATGGAGAAACTGATGAAgaaagtgcatgcttccatctGTTGTGGCCCTACAATAAAAGAGTCTCAAGTTTTTGAAAGCATGTTTAAGCAGTTGTCAATCGACGGAAGTACATATCATATGCCAAAGACTAGGTGTTGGGCAACTCCTCAATGCTGGCTACTCACACTAGATATGATTTCATTCCGCGCTGACGTATGGAATCCTGCAAATCTGGAGAAGGTTGAACTGCCATCCTTGGAAAAGAACTTACCCCAAAACTGCAAGTGTTTGCTCTCATCTGAACCCGTTTCTCCTGGCTGTGTGGTTTTAGTTGTTGATGCTGATGAACCTCAAATCTGGTTTTGCTATGTTGGAGGCAAGAAATGGACCTGGCATGAGTATAGTATCACTGTTGAAAAAACACGCTTTCCTTTCATCATGTCATCAAAAAAGCAACGTGAAGAAGAGCGTGGACATCAGAGTTCTCATAGACAAGCTTCATCAGAATTTGTGTTCAAAGGCAACTGCAATGGGGAAAGAACAAGAATATCGAATGATGGACCTGCCACGGTGATTCTTGGCCATTCTGAAAGGTTCCAAATAAGAAGTATAGCTGCAGTCGAGGGGAAGTTCTATTTTGAGATGTCGTCATCAGAACTTGGTGTTCTCGAGTTCATTCCAAATCCAACATTTTCCACGCTAAAGTTTGAGAGATTGCCTGTCCCACAATACTGTTGGGAGTTTGCATTCCCTCATCTGGTCGAGTCCCGTGGAAGGCTCTTCCTAGTTGTTCAGATTCAAGATTCTCTCTCCAGTATTACTCTGTACAAAATGGATTTCTCGAGGCTTGCATGGTCGATGGTGGATGGTCTCTATGACCAGGTATTCTTCTTGGGTAGACTACATTTCACAGCATCATACTCTGCTTGGGAGCTTGGGGTGAAGCAAGGGAATGTATATTACCTTTTTGAGGATGAAGTGTATGGTGAGGATGGTGAGGTTGAACTGCTGAATGTTTTCTTTCCTGGAGATAAATATATGCCCAGCTCCAATTACTGTCATGGGTCCATAGATGATTTGCCGGCTTGCTTGTTGGGCATACACAATGTTCTAATTAAAGCTTGTGGTTTTTCCATAGGCACTGGTTAG
- the LOC120649871 gene encoding uncharacterized protein LOC120649871 isoform X2: MEKLMKKVHASICCGPTIKESQVFESMFKQLSIDGSTYHMPKTRCWATPQCWLLTLDMISFRADVWNPANLEKVELPSLEKNLPQNCKCLLSSEPVSPGCVVLVVDADEPQIWFCYVGGKKWTWHEYSITVEKTRFPFIMSSKKQREEERGHQSSHRQASSEFVFKGNCNGERTRISNDGPATVILGHSERFQIRSIAAVEGKFYFEMSSSELGVLEFIPNPTFSTLKFERLPVPQYCWEFAFPHLVESRGRLFLVVQIQDSLSSITLYKMDFSRLAWSMVDGLYDQKIVQSCESCASACLTLKVHALLKVLREILAWNNCCSSKLGLSSGII; encoded by the exons ATGGAGAAACTGATGAAgaaagtgcatgcttccatctGTTGTGGCCCTACAATAAAAGAGTCTCAAGTTTTTGAAAGCATGTTTAAGCAGTTGTCAATCGACGGAAGTACATATCATATGCCAAAGACTAGGTGTTGGGCAACTCCTCAATGCTGGCTACTCACACTAGATATGATTTCATTCCGCGCTGACGTATGGAATCCTGCAAATCTGGAGAAGGTTGAACTGCCATCCTTGGAAAAGAACTTACCCCAAAACTGCAAGTGTTTGCTCTCATCTGAACCCGTTTCTCCTGGCTGTGTGGTTTTAGTTGTTGATGCTGATGAACCTCAAATCTGGTTTTGCTATGTTGGAGGCAAGAAATGGACCTGGCATGAGTATAGTATCACTGTTGAAAAAACACGCTTTCCTTTCATCATGTCATCAAAAAAGCAACGTGAAGAAGAGCGTGGACATCAGAGTTCTCATAGACAAGCTTCATCAGAATTTGTGTTCAAAGGCAACTGCAATGGGGAAAGAACAAGAATATCGAATGATGGACCTGCCACGGTGATTCTTGGCCATTCTGAAAGGTTCCAAATAAGAAGTATAGCTGCAGTCGAGGGGAAGTTCTATTTTGAGATGTCGTCATCAGAACTTGGTGTTCTCGAGTTCATTCCAAATCCAACATTTTCCACGCTAAAGTTTGAGAGATTGCCTGTCCCACAATACTGTTGGGAGTTTGCATTCCCTCATCTGGTCGAGTCCCGTGGAAGGCTCTTCCTAGTTGTTCAGATTCAAGATTCTCTCTCCAGTATTACTCTGTACAAAATGGATTTCTCGAGGCTTGCATGGTCGATGGTGGATGGTCTCTATGACCAG AAGATTGTACAGAGCTGTGAATCATGCGCCTCGGCATGTTTGACACTAAAGGTACATGCACTTCTGAAGGTACTTCGAGAAATTTTGGCTTGGAATAATTGTTGTTCATCTAAACTCGGTTTGTCATCCGGGATCATATAG
- the LOC120649871 gene encoding uncharacterized protein LOC120649871 isoform X3 — translation MEKLMKKVHASICCGPTIKESQVFESMFKQLSIDGSTYHMPKTRCWATPQCWLLTLDMISFRADVWNPANLEKVELPSLEKNLPQNCKCLLSSEPVSPGCVVLVVDADEPQIWFCYVGGKKWTWHEYSITVEKTRFPFIMSSKKQREEERGHQSSHRQASSEFVFKGNCNGERTRISNDGPATVILGHSERFQIRSIAAVEGKFYFEMSSSELGVLEFIPNPTFSTLKFERLPVPQYCWEFAFPHLVESRGRLFLVVQIQDSLSSITLYKMDFSRLAWSMVDGLYDQKIVQSCESCASACLTLKDWW, via the exons ATGGAGAAACTGATGAAgaaagtgcatgcttccatctGTTGTGGCCCTACAATAAAAGAGTCTCAAGTTTTTGAAAGCATGTTTAAGCAGTTGTCAATCGACGGAAGTACATATCATATGCCAAAGACTAGGTGTTGGGCAACTCCTCAATGCTGGCTACTCACACTAGATATGATTTCATTCCGCGCTGACGTATGGAATCCTGCAAATCTGGAGAAGGTTGAACTGCCATCCTTGGAAAAGAACTTACCCCAAAACTGCAAGTGTTTGCTCTCATCTGAACCCGTTTCTCCTGGCTGTGTGGTTTTAGTTGTTGATGCTGATGAACCTCAAATCTGGTTTTGCTATGTTGGAGGCAAGAAATGGACCTGGCATGAGTATAGTATCACTGTTGAAAAAACACGCTTTCCTTTCATCATGTCATCAAAAAAGCAACGTGAAGAAGAGCGTGGACATCAGAGTTCTCATAGACAAGCTTCATCAGAATTTGTGTTCAAAGGCAACTGCAATGGGGAAAGAACAAGAATATCGAATGATGGACCTGCCACGGTGATTCTTGGCCATTCTGAAAGGTTCCAAATAAGAAGTATAGCTGCAGTCGAGGGGAAGTTCTATTTTGAGATGTCGTCATCAGAACTTGGTGTTCTCGAGTTCATTCCAAATCCAACATTTTCCACGCTAAAGTTTGAGAGATTGCCTGTCCCACAATACTGTTGGGAGTTTGCATTCCCTCATCTGGTCGAGTCCCGTGGAAGGCTCTTCCTAGTTGTTCAGATTCAAGATTCTCTCTCCAGTATTACTCTGTACAAAATGGATTTCTCGAGGCTTGCATGGTCGATGGTGGATGGTCTCTATGACCAG AAGATTGTACAGAGCTGTGAATCATGCGCCTCGGCATGTTTGACACTAAAG GACTGGTGGTAG
- the LOC120649876 gene encoding glycosyltransferase BC10-like, translating into MQARAASMEDVKEARQAAAAAGQGRVLPTGMLKVFLGFLLLGVGLSAAAMYMARHAVAAAAPALFRPCLGSSAAEEEPEWLERWTRPPARVEHAMTDEELIWRASFAPRVRGYPFRRVPKVAFMFLTRGPLPLAPLWERFFRGHEGRYSIYVHALPSYHANFTSESVFYRRQIPSKVAEWGQMTMCDAERRLLANALLDLSNEWFVLVSESCIPIFDFNTTYKYFQNSNRSFLMAFDDPGPYGRGRYNWNMTPEVELDQWRKGSQWFEVDRELAIAIVKDTVYYPKFKEFCKPHCYVDEHYFPTMLTIEAPDSLANRSVTWVDWSRGGAHPATFGRGDITEEFLRRVREGRTCLYNNQNSTMCFLFARKFSPSALEPLLELAPTVLGFG; encoded by the exons ATGCAGGCGCGGGCGGCGTCGATGGAGGACGTGAAGGAGGCGcggcaggcggccgcggcggcggggcaggggagggtGCTGCCCACGGGGATGCTCAAGGTGTTCCTGGGATTCCTGCTGCTGGGCGTGGGgctgtccgccgccgccatgtacATGGCGCGGcacgccgtggcggcggccgcgcccgcgctgtTCCGGCCGTGCCTGGGGTCCtccgccgcggaggaggagcccGAGTGGCTGGAGCGGTGGACGCGGCCCCCGGCGCGCGTGGAGCACGCGATGACGGACGAGGAGCTGATCTGGCGCGCGTCGTTCGCGCCGCGGGTGCGCGGGTACCCGTTCCGCCGCGTGCCAAAGGTGGCCTTCATGTTTCTCACGCGAGGCCCGTTGCCGCTGGCGCCGCTCTGGGAGCGCTTCTTCCGTGGGCACGAGGGGCGCTACTCCATTTACGTGCACGCCTTGCCATCCTACCACGCCAATTTCACCTCCGAATCCGTCTTCTACCGTCGCCAAATCCCCAGTAAG GTTGCAGAATGGGGTCAGATGACCATGTGTGATGCTGAGAGACGTCTACTTGCCAACGCTTTGCTGGATTTATCCAATGAGTGGTTTGTGCTAGTGTCTGAGTCCTGCATTCCTATATTTGATTTCAACACAACATACAAATACTTCCAGAATTCAAACCGAAGCTTTCTCATGGCGTTTGATGACCCTGGACCATATGGACGGGGCAGATACAACTGGAACATGACCCCGGAGGTTGAACTTGACCAGTGGCGCAAAGGTTCTCAATGGTTTGAAGTAGACAGAGAACTTGCTATTGCAATAGTCAAAGATACGGTCTATTACCCAAAATTCAAGGAGTTCTGCAAGCCCCACTGTTACGTTGATGAACACTATTTCCCTACAATGCTGACGATTGAAGCTCCGGATAGCCTGGCAAACAGAAGTGTTACTTGGGTGGATTGGTCGAGAGGTGGTGCCCATCCAGCCACTTTTGGCAGGGGTGATATCACGGAGGAATTCCTGAGGAGAGTCCGAGAGGGGCGGACCTGTCTATACAATAATCAGAACTCAACgatgtgtttcttgtttgcacGTAAGTTTTCTCCAAGCGCACTGGAGCCATTGTTAGAGCTAGCGCCCACTGTGCTTGGTTTTGGTTGA
- the LOC120649871 gene encoding uncharacterized protein LOC120649871 isoform X4, protein MEKLMKKVHASICCGPTIKESQVFESMFKQLSIDGSTYHMPKTRCWATPQCWLLTLDMISFRADVWNPANLEKVELPSLEKNLPQNCKCLLSSEPVSPGCVVLVVDADEPQIWFCYVGGKKWTWHEYSITVEKTRFPFIMSSKKQREEERGHQSSHRQASSEFVFKGNCNGERTRISNDGPATVILGHSERFQIRSIAAVEGKFYFEMSSSELGVLEFIPNPTFSTLKFERLPVPQYCWEFAFPHLVESRGRLFLVVQIQDSLSSITLYKMDFSRLAWSMVDGLYDQE, encoded by the exons ATGGAGAAACTGATGAAgaaagtgcatgcttccatctGTTGTGGCCCTACAATAAAAGAGTCTCAAGTTTTTGAAAGCATGTTTAAGCAGTTGTCAATCGACGGAAGTACATATCATATGCCAAAGACTAGGTGTTGGGCAACTCCTCAATGCTGGCTACTCACACTAGATATGATTTCATTCCGCGCTGACGTATGGAATCCTGCAAATCTGGAGAAGGTTGAACTGCCATCCTTGGAAAAGAACTTACCCCAAAACTGCAAGTGTTTGCTCTCATCTGAACCCGTTTCTCCTGGCTGTGTGGTTTTAGTTGTTGATGCTGATGAACCTCAAATCTGGTTTTGCTATGTTGGAGGCAAGAAATGGACCTGGCATGAGTATAGTATCACTGTTGAAAAAACACGCTTTCCTTTCATCATGTCATCAAAAAAGCAACGTGAAGAAGAGCGTGGACATCAGAGTTCTCATAGACAAGCTTCATCAGAATTTGTGTTCAAAGGCAACTGCAATGGGGAAAGAACAAGAATATCGAATGATGGACCTGCCACGGTGATTCTTGGCCATTCTGAAAGGTTCCAAATAAGAAGTATAGCTGCAGTCGAGGGGAAGTTCTATTTTGAGATGTCGTCATCAGAACTTGGTGTTCTCGAGTTCATTCCAAATCCAACATTTTCCACGCTAAAGTTTGAGAGATTGCCTGTCCCACAATACTGTTGGGAGTTTGCATTCCCTCATCTGGTCGAGTCCCGTGGAAGGCTCTTCCTAGTTGTTCAGATTCAAGATTCTCTCTCCAGTATTACTCTGTACAAAATGGATTTCTCGAGGCTTGCATGGTCGATGGTGGATGGTCTCTATGACCAG GAATAG
- the LOC120649875 gene encoding uncharacterized protein LOC120649875 isoform X2, translating into MRRGVRPRHCLDVEDADGAAVNVEGSGTLRLLAATMEASRRGGERDQEEAKRRYLEFMRRKKGRKESEARREALVDLCCSTASAAVVLSYLSPRSRFGDRHLPAGRPERAAAGCRAAMSWSRNGDPELNMISNLVDPDKICSDARLEREQAIKDDVGTVQIQQLDKGPFYGSPTYLESWKMVQEDGVPLLHC; encoded by the exons ATGCGCCGAGGGGTCCGGCCGCGTCACTGTCTCGATGTCGAGGACGCCGACGGCGCTGCGGTCAACGTTGAGGGGTCCGGCACGCTGCGGCTCCTCGCCGCAACGATGGAGGCAtccaggaggggaggggagcgggACCAGGAGGAGGCCAAGAGGCGGTACCTTGAGTTCATGAGGcgaaagaaggggaggaaggagagcgAGGCGCGACGCGAGGCGCTCGTGGACCtgtgctgctccaccgccagcGCTGCCGTCGTGCTCTCCTACCTCTCGCCGCGGTCGCGCTTCGGTGATCGGCACCTGCCTGCCGGCCGCCCGGAGAGGGCGGCCGCTGGATGTAGAGCTGCAAT GAGTTGGTCAAGAAATGGGGATCCTGAGTTGAATATGATATCAAATCTTGTGGACCCGGATAAAATTTGTAGCGACGCCAGATTGGAGCGG gAACAGGCCATTAAAGATGATGTTGGAACTGTTCAAATTCAGCAACTAGACAAAGGACCATTTTATGGATCACCAACTTATCTTGAATCTTGGAAAATGGTCCAG GAAGATGGAGTTCCCTTACTGCATTGTTAA
- the LOC120649873 gene encoding glycosyltransferase BC10-like has translation MASMEDGVKEARQGQHRLFRWGMLKVFLLLGVALSVAGMLVARHGHAVVSVAVRPWLGSSLAAAAAAAAAEGLEHSMTDEELLWRASFAPGIRRYPFRRVPKVAFVFLTRGPLPLAPLWERFFRGHEGRYSIYVHALPSYRANFTSGSVFYRRQIPSKVAEWGKMTMCDAERRLLANALLDISNEWFVLVSESCIPIFDFNTTYQYFLNSSQSFVMAIDDPGPYGRGRYNWNMTPEVELDQWRKGSQWFEVNRELAIEIVKDTVYHPKFKEFCRPSCYADEHYVQTMLSIEVPQALANRSVTWVDWSRIAAHPARFGRSDITEEFLRGVREGQTCMYNDQNTTLCFLFARKFAPSALEPLLELAPTVLGFG, from the exons ATGGCGTCCATGGAGGACGGCGTGAAGGAGGCGCGGCAGGGGCAGCACAGGCTGTTCCGGTGGGGGATGCTCAAGGTGTTCCTGCTGCTCGGCGTGGCGCTGTCCGTAGCCGGCATGCTCGTGGCGCGGCACGGGCACGCGGTGGTGTCGGTCGCCGTCCGGCCGTGGCTGGGGtcgtccctcgccgccgccgccgccgccgcggcggcggaggggctggAGCACTCGATGACGGACGAGGAGCTGCTCTGGCGGGCGTCGTTCGCCCCGGGGATACGGCGGTACCCGTTCCGGCGCGTGCCCAAGGTGGCCTTCGTGTTCCTCACGCGCGGCCCGCTGCCGCTGGCGCCGCTCTGGGAGCGCTTCTTCCGGGGCCACGAGGGGCGCTACTCCATCTACGTCCACGCGCTGCCGTCATACCGGGCCAACTTCACATCCGGATCCGTCTTCTATCGACGCCAAATCCCCAGTAAG GTTGCAGAATGGGGTAAGATGACAATGTGCGACGCTGAGAGGCGTCTACTTGCCAATGCCTTGCTGGATATATCAAATGAATGGTTTGTGCTTGTGTCCGAGTCATGCATTCCTATATTTGATTTCAACACTACATACCAGTACTTCTTGAACTCAAGCCAAAGCTTTGTCATGGCGATTGATGATCCCGGACCATATGGACGGGGGCGATATAACTGGAACATGACCCCTGAGGTTGAACTTGACCAATGGCGCAAAGGCTCGCAATGGTTTGAAGTCAACCGGGAACTTGCTATTGAAATTGTCAAGGACACGGTTTACCACCCAAAGTTCAAGGAATTCTGCAGGCCTAGCTGTTATGCTGATGAGCACTATGTCCAGACAATGCTCTCGATTGAAGTTCCGCAGGCCCTGGCTAACAGGAGTGTTACTTGGGTAGATTGGTCCCGAATTGCTGCACATCCAGCAAGGTTTGGTAGGAGTGATATCACGGAGGAATTCTTGAGGGGAGTCCGAGAGGGACAGACTTGTATGTACAATGATCAGAATACAACATTGTGCTTCTTGTTTGCTCGGAAGTTTGCGCCAAGTGCATTGGAGCCATTGTTAGAGTTGGCACCCACTGTCCTCGGTTTTGGATGA
- the LOC120649875 gene encoding uncharacterized protein LOC120649875 isoform X1 has protein sequence MRRGVRPRHCLDVEDADGAAVNVEGSGTLRLLAATMEASRRGGERDQEEAKRRYLEFMRRKKGRKESEARREALVDLCCSTASAAVVLSYLSPRSRFGDRHLPAGRPERAAAGCRAAMSWSRNGDPELNMISNLVDPDKICSDARLEREQAIKDDVGTVQIQQLDKGPFYGSPTYLESWKMVQNKAQLVVIAHDVDPIELLCRKMEFPYCIVKRKGSPWIDCSQEDRIRAVPYHCQE, from the exons ATGCGCCGAGGGGTCCGGCCGCGTCACTGTCTCGATGTCGAGGACGCCGACGGCGCTGCGGTCAACGTTGAGGGGTCCGGCACGCTGCGGCTCCTCGCCGCAACGATGGAGGCAtccaggaggggaggggagcgggACCAGGAGGAGGCCAAGAGGCGGTACCTTGAGTTCATGAGGcgaaagaaggggaggaaggagagcgAGGCGCGACGCGAGGCGCTCGTGGACCtgtgctgctccaccgccagcGCTGCCGTCGTGCTCTCCTACCTCTCGCCGCGGTCGCGCTTCGGTGATCGGCACCTGCCTGCCGGCCGCCCGGAGAGGGCGGCCGCTGGATGTAGAGCTGCAAT GAGTTGGTCAAGAAATGGGGATCCTGAGTTGAATATGATATCAAATCTTGTGGACCCGGATAAAATTTGTAGCGACGCCAGATTGGAGCGG gAACAGGCCATTAAAGATGATGTTGGAACTGTTCAAATTCAGCAACTAGACAAAGGACCATTTTATGGATCACCAACTTATCTTGAATCTTGGAAAATGGTCCAG aACAAGGCCCAGCTTGTTGTCATTGCTCATGATGTGGATCCGATTGAACTTCTGTGCAGGAAGATGGAGTTCCCTTACTGCATTGTTAAAAGGAAAGGCTCTCCTTGGATCG ATTGTTCACAAGAAGACCGCATCCGTGCTGTGCCTTACCACTGTCAAGAATGA